In Candidatus Tanganyikabacteria bacterium, the sequence GGTTCGGGAACGACGCCGGCGGTCGCCCAGAGACTCGGGCGCCGCTGGGTTGGCTGCGACGCGTCGCCGCGGGCCATCGCGTTGACAAGGGACCGGTTGCTGGCGCTGGGGGCGGAGTTCGAGGTCCTGGTCGAGGACGCGGCCGTGCTGCCGGGAGCGACATGCAGCTGACGTGGGCCGGGAAGAGGCCACCATGCGTGGCGCCGGCCGCCGTGCCCTGGCGCGACGGGATTTCGCTGCTAATCGAGGGCGAGAATCTGCCGGTGCTCGCCGGCCTCGCCGGGGCCGGCGTCAGGCTGGCCTACCTGGATCCGCCCTTCATGACCGGCGACGCGTTCTTCGTGGGCGACGAAGAGGCATACCGGGACGATCTGGGGCCGGACGCCCACCTGCAGATGCTGTACGAGCGCCTCTTGCTGGTTCGGGAGGCCCTCGCCCCCGACGGGACGGTTTGCGTCCACCTCGATCACCACATCGCCCACGCGGCCAAACTCGTGCTGGATGAGGCATTCGGCCGCTTCCTCAACGAAATCGTATGGTTCTACCAGGGCGGCGCGCTCACCGGCGTGCGCCGCCACCTGCCCCGCAAGCACGACACGTTGCTCTGGTACGCGAAGGGGCCGCAGCACGTGTTCCACCCGCCCCGCCAGAGCGAGGTGTCATCCCAGATGCAGCGCCGCTGGGGCCATTACGCGGATCGAGACGGCCGCATCCCTTTCGGCCGCATCCGCCACGAGGGCCAGACGTACGCACGCCTGCGCCGCCGCTTCCTGCGGGATCACGGGCGCGAACCGGCGGACGGCGACCTGGCGTTCACCCTCCAGGGCTCGCTCGTGCGCTCGGTCTGGACCGACATCCCGGAGGTCCGCAACAGCCCGCGCTACGTCGAGAGCACCGGCTACCCCACGCAGAAGCCCCTCGCGCTTCTGGAGCGGCTGATCGGCATGGCCACGGATCCCGGAGACCTGGTACTGGATCCATTTTGCGGCTCGGGCACGGCGCTACTGGCCGCCGAGCGCCTGGGCCGGCGGTGGATCGGGGTCGATCGCGGAACCCAGGCCATACGCGTCGCGGCCGGCCGCCTGGCGGGCGGCACCTTCCGGAGAGCTGCCCTCGGCTAGGCCTCGACGGCGCGGCCGCCGAGTCTGCCCAGGCCGAAGAGCTTGCCGTAGAGCACCTTCTGGTCCGGGATATCCTGCAAATCGCCGGTACCTCCCGGCAAGAAGCGTGACGGCGCCCCGGCCGGAACCTTGATGGCGCGCAGGCGTTCCTTGAACTCGCCCTCGTCCATGTCGTGGGTCTTGCCGTCCACCGGGTCCATGTAGAACACCTTGCCGTCGCGCGCGTCGGTCACCAGGATCTCGTGGAACCTGCCGTCCTGGGTCTCGACGCCCACCGGGATGCCATTTTGCAGGGCGCGGCGCTCCCGGGCGCCCATGCCCTTGTTGTCGGAGTCGCGCGCCACCGAAAGGCTGGTGGTGAACATGCTGAACGCCTGATCCCGGTTGCCGGCGGTGAC encodes:
- a CDS encoding site-specific DNA-methyltransferase, with amino-acid sequence MAPAAVPWRDGISLLIEGENLPVLAGLAGAGVRLAYLDPPFMTGDAFFVGDEEAYRDDLGPDAHLQMLYERLLLVREALAPDGTVCVHLDHHIAHAAKLVLDEAFGRFLNEIVWFYQGGALTGVRRHLPRKHDTLLWYAKGPQHVFHPPRQSEVSSQMQRRWGHYADRDGRIPFGRIRHEGQTYARLRRRFLRDHGREPADGDLAFTLQGSLVRSVWTDIPEVRNSPRYVESTGYPTQKPLALLERLIGMATDPGDLVLDPFCGSGTALLAAERLGRRWIGVDRGTQAIRVAAGRLAGGTFRRAALG